A single region of the Kwoniella botswanensis chromosome 1, complete sequence genome encodes:
- a CDS encoding methylenetetrahydrofolate reductase, translating to MKITEKLQKAEKEGRTFWSFEFFPPRTAQGLQNLYDRIERMRNLGPEFIDITWGAGGKNADLTSSLVQVCQETIGIETCMHLCCTEMPKEKVEWALAQAKQHGCQNILALRGDPVAGTSKWEPTPGGFTNAVDLVKHIHEHYPGDFCVAVAGFPQGHPETPEGVEGARQEIQWLKEKVDAGAEFIFTQMFYDTSIFFDWVKRVREAGITVPIVPGIMPIQNWEKFEKWVQRESIVVPQHFYDALRPVKGDDERVRQVGTKLVAGMCKEILANKEAGIKGLHIYTLNLEKGARMLLQELGLEGRREQIAPLPWRPSLTPHRRSESIRPIFWANRVQSYLSRTDEWDEFPNGRWGDSRSPAYGDLDGYPVSININANDAYNLWGHPTTFSEICDLFARFCRGDLAKLPWSSQPPASETSVIDEQLAKMNELGYLTINSQPAVDGVPSEDKVHGWGPTGGYVYQKAYLEFFVSPELLNPLIRRIERDPRITYYAVNKQGDLRTNTHSEGPNAVTWGVFPGKEIVQPTIVEAVSFIAWKDEAFELGLQWANLYPPGSPSRELIESTMNSSYLVNIVANDFRDGMSIFEPFLLDEQSTSKIGKVVDVAQQTANGVLDGLNVVVENVKSAVGANGHPNGVAVNGH from the exons ATGAAGATCACTGAAAAGTTGCAGAAAGCCGAAAAGGAAGGTAGAACCTTTTGGAGTTTCGAGTTTTTCCCTCCCAGAACTGCTCAG GGTTTACAAAACCTCTATGATCGAATAGAACGTATGCGTAATCTCGGTCCGgaattcatcgatatcacttg GGGAGCAGGAGGAAAGAACGCAGATTTGACTAGCTCTCTCGTTCAAGTATGTCAGGAGACGATCGGGATTGAAACTTGTATGCATTTGTGCTGTACCGAGA TGCCAAAGGAAAAGGTAGAATGGGCTTTAGCA CAAGCAAAGCAACATGGATGTCAGAATATCCTCGCACTCCGAGGAGATCCGGTAGCAGGTACATCCAAGTGGGAACCTACTCCTGGAGGATTTACCAATGCTGTCGATCTTGTCAAACACATCCATGAACATTATCCCGGTGATTTTTGCGTGGCTGTCGCAGGATTCCCTCAGGGTCATCCAGAGACGCCTGAAGGGGTAGAAGGAGCCAGACAGGAAATTCaatggttgaaagagaaagtggatGCTGGTGCGGAATTCATTTTCACTCAAATGTTCTACGATACTTCAATTTTCTTCGATTGGGTCAAAAGGGTCAGAGAAGCTGGTATAACTGTACCGATCGTCCCTGGAATTATGCCTATACAAAATTGGGAAAAATTCGAAAAATGGGTTCAACGTGAAAGCATTGTCGTCCCTCAACATTTCTATGATGCTCTCAGACCGGTtaaaggagatgatgagagagtTAGACAAGTAGGAACCAAGTTGGTCGCTGGAATGTGTAAAGAGATCCTGGCGAATAAAGAAGCCGGCATAAAAGGATTACATATTTACACGTTGAATTTGGAAAAAGGAGCTAGGATGTTACTTCAGGAACTAGGATTggaaggtagaagagaaCAGATTGCTCCCTTGCCTTGGAGACCTTCTTTGACTCCTCATAGGAGATCGGAGTCGATCAGACCTATCTTCTG GGCAAATCGAGTACAATCCTATCTATCGAGGACCGATGAGTGGGATGAATTCCCtaatggaagatggggaGATTCACGTTCTCCAGCTTATGGTGATTTGGATGGTTATCCCGTCTCGATCAATATCAAC GCAAACGACGCATATAACCTTTGGGGTCACCCAACTACCTTCTCAGAGATATGTGATTTATTCGCACGATTCTGCAGAGGTGATCTAGCGAAATTGCCTTGGTCATCTCAACCTCCTGCATCAGAAACTTCCGTGATCGATGAACAACTAGCCAAGATGAATGAATTGGGATACTTGACGATCAACTCTCAACCTGCTGTCGATGGTGTACCAAGTGAGGATAAAGTACATGGATGGGGTCCTACAGGTGGATATGTCTACCAGAAG GCTTACTTGGAATTCTTCGTTTCGCCTGAATTGCTCAACCCTCTGATTCGACGAATTGAACGGGATCCCCGAATCACCTATTACGCTGTGAACAAACAGGGTGATCTGAGGACAAACACGCATAGTGAAGGTCCTAATGCTGTGACTTGGGGTGTCTTCCCTGGAAAGGAGattgttcag CCTACTATCGTTGAAGCCGTCTCGTTCATCGcatggaa AGACGAAGCATTTGAACTCGGTTTACAATGGGCGAACCTTTACCCACCTGGCTCTCCATCCCGAGAACTCATCGAATCGACTATGAACAGTTCTTATCTCGTTAACATCGTCGCCAACGACTTCAGAGATGGAATGTCGATATTTGAACCTTTCTTACTTGATGAACAATCAACAAGTAAGATTGGCAAAGTGGTCGATGTTGCTCAACAAACTGCCAATGGAGTACTGGATGGGCTGAACGTTGTGGTGGAAAATGTGAAGAGTGCTGTAGGAGCCAACGGTCATCCTAATGGTGTCGCCGTTAATGGTCATTAA